From the genome of Pukyongia salina, one region includes:
- a CDS encoding DUF4295 domain-containing protein, with amino-acid sequence MAKKSVASLQTGSKRLTKAIKMVRSPKTGAYMFVESIMAPEQVNEWLSKK; translated from the coding sequence ATGGCAAAGAAATCAGTTGCATCATTACAAACAGGATCCAAGCGTTTAACCAAGGCTATCAAAATGGTTAGATCTCCAAAAACCGGAGCCTATATGTTTGTTGAGTCTATCATGGCTCCCGAGCAAGTAAACGAGTGGTTAAGTAAAAAATAA
- the rpmG gene encoding 50S ribosomal protein L33: MAKKGNRVQVILECTEHKESGKPGTSRYITTKNKKNTPDRMELKKFNPILKRMTVHKEIK; encoded by the coding sequence ATGGCTAAAAAAGGAAATAGAGTTCAAGTTATCCTGGAATGTACAGAGCACAAAGAATCTGGAAAACCGGGAACATCTCGTTATATCACGACCAAGAACAAAAAGAATACTCCGGATAGAATGGAATTGAAAAAATTCAATCCTATCCTTAAACGTATGACTGTTCATAAAGAAATTAAATAA
- the rpmB gene encoding 50S ribosomal protein L28 has protein sequence MSRVCELTGKRAIVGNNVSHAMNKTKRKFNVNLVKKRFYIPEEDKWITLKVSTSALKNINKKGISAVIKEAREKGFLKK, from the coding sequence ATGTCTAGAGTTTGTGAGCTTACAGGAAAGAGAGCCATCGTTGGAAACAACGTGTCTCACGCAATGAATAAAACCAAGCGCAAGTTTAATGTAAACCTTGTGAAGAAGCGTTTTTACATTCCAGAAGAAGATAAATGGATCACTCTTAAAGTATCTACTTCGGCATTAAAGAACATTAATAAGAAAGGAATTTCAGCAGTTATCAAAGAGGCTCGCGAAAAGGGCTTCCTTAAAAAATAA